The following is a genomic window from Hyperolius riggenbachi isolate aHypRig1 chromosome 4, aHypRig1.pri, whole genome shotgun sequence.
aatgtgtttTTGTGGTGTATACAATAAAGCTTTTGTCTAAACCGGACAATTCAAGTCTTCAGTGGagaggtaagtctaccactacctccctttttaaagtgTTAAAACGTATTTTATTATTTCTGGCCCCTCTGTTCcgttctacaaattacaagtcagAAAAAGTATCTAATTATCTAATACAATTAAACTAGGAAATAACTTTTGTAGCACTGATTCTTGTCGTAtcaattttttttcaagaaatgTGAAATATTATTTTAACTTCAGTGAGATCAGTACCTGTCATGGTTATCCATATCCGTCACATTCTCAGTTTTCAAGTTCAGCTCCTTGTTTTCCTGCCAAAAACTGCTGATCATTTTGTTAAGTATACTGatctgaaaaaaaataatgcacaTAAAATACTGTTAAAATACACTTCAATATTAAATCATCTGCTATTTTAGTTATAACAATATACCTTTAAGGTCTAGGACTCAGTAGAAtgcttttgtgagcgtttttggaTCTCAAAAACGCTTTGCCAAGGAAAGTGGATGGTGCTGTACCCAccagagcgattgcaattagagctaattgcaatcgcaggaATGCAGTATTTGAGAGTTTGTGCTCTGATGTAATGTAATGAGCATGGAAATCGCATCTAAAATTGCTTACAAAGTGCTACCACAAAATGCTAGAGATTGCGATAGTGCTTTGtgatttgtagtgggtcccagcccttttTATTCCTTCGAGTTATGTTTCTATTATGGCATCTTTTTGCACATTTATGGTTTCTTGCTCAATTTTGCATCCTGTAAACCCTCTGTAATGAAAACACAtggaggcttcttttacacttccTGCAGCAATATCGATTtgtgattttcactggatgctagcaacacaagaaaaaaaaaaacacagcatgcaggaaCTTTTTCAATCACATCAAAcattggaattgcatgtaaaatatCAATGAAgtcagaattgcatgtagtgtaaaagagccctaacaAGAATTCTAAATTGCAATCACAGTGATTCTTGTGACCTCCATCCTGGGTGTTCGTTATTGCATGCTGCTTGATGCACACCATGGTGGCACGTCTTGGTTTTGAGTACAATAAACAGACCCGCAGGGCTTTTGGAGTtatataaaaaagaaataaaaagaatTGCGGGAAAACAATATATTTATAAGCATCTGTTCTGAGTATAAAACTCCAATGCCAACATAAGATCAGCATTGTGGTTCAAACTTTAACAAATATAGGGAGTCCCCAACTTCCAGTCACCTGAATGAACTAGCCACGGATGCAAAAGGCCCACCGATCCTTTGCAATGTCATGCTACCTCTCCTGTTCTCCACTAGCCCCGTGGGTGCCTGCAGCAATCAGTGACATACTCGTCTCTCTCACAGCTTCCCTTACTGCTGGCTTCTCTTGCATTGCGCAATGACATGATCAGGAGAAGCCGACACTAGGGGGAAAAGTGAAGGGAGAAGACATTGCTGATCGCTGCAGGCGCCCAGGGAGCATAATCTGCTAAAGGAACAGGGCCCACTAATAATACAATCTTGATTTCACAATCTTGCCACTTTTATGTAATATGAGGAACTAccaaaagtatccattcaaagtatatttgaTCAGTTTACTCTTTTACTACAAGGATTTGGTAAAGTTGTACTAtcaagattgcatcattagtggctTCCTTTCAAGGATTTGCGAGGTGAAAAATGAAATGtaactttacttacctggggcttctgccagctcccAGAAGTCATTTATGTCCCTTatcgcagctccggtcttctccctgggtcctgctggcagcctctgaaggatcGCTGACTCTAAGGGTCGACCTCTTCTGTGCGTGCGTCCACCCTGCACGAGGGCACGCCTACGTTAGCAGGAGTGCACTGCGCAGCAATAGTACACAGGGAGTATAGTATACTCCTGGTAACGAGGGCGTGTTTGCAGGTGGATTGTCGTCCGGGTATgtgcagaagacgccgacccatCAGGGGTCAGCgatccttcagaggctgccagcgggacccagggGAAGACCGGACCTGCGGCGAAGGACATAAATGACttctaagggctggaagaagtgccaggtaagtaaagctacaatTTAATTTTTCAACTCGCAAAAGGGCTGGTAAATACAATGCAAAATTCACATCTTTTCAATAAACAATCCAATCAAAATGGTTGGATTATCTGTTGCTGTCACTCTGACCAAGTGGGTATATGAATCAAGATGACAGAGAGTGTGGACGCATAAGCATTCAGTGTGCTCCTCCACAGGTGCTCCTCTACACAGGAGAGAGTGTGCGCAGGAGCCCACGACTGGTGGCAACTGACCGGATTACTGGGAGTGGTAGCACCAGAATGGAAGAGGGGCCAAGAGAATGATGAGGGAAGCCACGGTGCTCatttggctggaggaagccccaggtaagtataaatatgtgCCAGTGTACCATCTTAGatacacttttaaccacttgatgacccaccctttacccccccttaaggaccagcgctgttttgagtgatctgtgctgggtgggctgtgcagcccccagcacagatcaggttgcaggcagagagatcagattgccccccttttttttccccctatggggatgatgtgcagggggggtctgatctctcctgcctgcctgggtgttgcgggggggggggcacctcaaagcccccctccgcgcgaaattcccccctccctctcctacctgctcccccccgggcgatcgaggctgcacaggacgctatccgtcctgtgcagccagtgacaggacgtcccctgtcacatggcggcgatccccggccgctgattggccggggatcgccgatctgccttacggcgctgctgcgcagcagcgccgtacaatgtaaacaaagcggattatttctgcttgtgtttacatttagcctgcgagccccccgccgtgatttgacaggaagcagccgctcgcgcgagcggctgcttcctgattaatcagcctgcagctggcgacgcagtactgcgtcgctggtcctgcagctgccactttgccgacgcaaatGTGCTCATTACAGCTGAATTCAGCTATTTATTGAAATTCCAGGAAAGTGTATTTAACTGGATTTTATATTcattatattcagcagtgttgcactgtgggacacctcaggagcacacttcaacctgaataatcggaaataccttctgttttaagaatgcaaatttCTGTTCTGCATAGCATTTTAGCAAgagagctttttggtcctttttagccctttcacactcctaggagttctggttcaccatgagcttgctgggcaatctgtaatcaTAATTGAGAAGAGAGTACCTTAATCTCGCTTTCTCTAAGATCATTATATGCCTCTTCCATGTCAGACATGAACTCCTTCTCAGAATTCTCCATTGCAAACTTCAGAGCTGCAACTTCTGTTTGTTGTTGGTGTTGATATCCCTCTAGTTTGCTCTGCAACAAAATGATGTCGTTTTCCAAGCACGTGGTGTGGCATTTTTCATGGACGTATTTAACCTTTTAGATGGTGTATTGAACAGACACAAGAACAAAAATGTTTGTTAATTATATATTTTAAGATGATTGCATAATAAAGAAGAGCAAAATTGTACATATGTCTTGCCTCAATATACACTTATCTTAGGGTTtgatcacacataaaaggtgtatatTTCCGGCCGGTCCGGTCCAGCCCtgacagttttgtatcagttttctatggcaAAAGGTTTACATTTGTGTTCCAGTCAAGTAAAACTAATAGAATAAGAAAGTGTagatatgctgcgccacctattcAATATAGCTCTTAACAATAACAACCACACGTCCAAAATGTAGTGCTTTTTTTCCCTTGGCAGGCCAAAAGTCAGTGCGCTGTGTAGAAATCCTCTGGATCAAGGCATAAGTAAAAAATAATCCACTGCGCGCATCCACAACCTAAAAACAGATCATATATAGTGTAATCCTGTTTTTACTGCTACTTCATATATCACACATCCACTGTGCAGGTGAAAATTGAGTGTCCACTCGTGATCCCACCACCTCTAGTATAAGAGCGGCTCACCAGATTATAGCCACCAGATCAGGGTGGGGTACTTGCTCAATATATGGTACATTAGGTTCATCAATGATCCATATCCAATTTCCAAAAGGTTAATTTCTTttattcctcaataaaaacatataaaacttTCATTGCGCAATATGTTAATACAAAATAAAACCACACTGCGCTCCTCGCGCCCTCCGTACACTTACAAGCTCCCCAAAGGAGTTAGTAGCATGTCACAGCGGCAAGTCTGCTGGGCCCGGTGTGCCTCTTCACTGAGTCCGTACGCGGCGTCCCGCTCGGTCCCCTCACGGCGTTCACCTCACCCGTACTTCCGCATAcagcgtcaggcgtactggctccgccctacgcgtttcgtcactatgactcatcaggggctagcgttGCCAGTATGCCAGCCGCATAAGTAGTGTCTATCTCGTGACGTCAGCGCCTCCTTCCGCATAGCGCTGCCCTGAGGCTCACCACTGTCACTTGCCATTACAACGCTAAATATAAAATATGAATACAAAGTGTAAACATGGGTAATTCCTATCTGTTCTAATACAGGACCCACTCCTAATTTAACTACACATATCCCCCCatccaatgtatatatatatatatatatatatatatatatatacatatatatatatatatatatattttaacgcCGCTGGGTCGCGCATGCTCAATAGCAACATACTTCCATtaacagtgccatcttgtggtagTCGTACTAAGTGCTCCACATACAAATCCCCACACTAAGTGCAATGATACTCAACCTTTTTGCATAAATTCCCTCAATCATTACTAATGAAACAGTTCAAGTCGAATTCAATACTTAAACCTGTGGGGGCAAATGGACCCAAATTGCATATCCACCTGCCCTCTGCCCTAGATATATCTTTTACTTTACTAGACCCTCTCCATTTTGGTATCCACTTCTCTATCCCCATACATTTTAAACCAGATGGGTCACAATCATGAAACTTCTTGAAGTGGCTAGAGACGCTATGCGTGTCCAGCCCCTTACGAATATTATAAATATGCTCATTTATTCTCTTGTGCAATTGGTAGTTAAACCAGCTgacaagggggggaggggtggttgtgATGAACAGGGATCAATATAAAGCCGAAATGGGGAGAATTTTGGGGGATGCACAAACTTATGAAAAATTGAGGGGAAATCCGATGGTTAACTACAAAGGAATTTTGAAGGATATATTGctaagtggggaaaaaaatggtATTATTGATACATACGAGTTTAAGTACCTCCTCCCCAATGTACCTAGAACACCGGTGATTTATTTCACCCCTAAGATCCACAAAGATATTGAGAAACCCCCGGGCCGCCCCATAGTCAGTGGGATAGATTCCTTAACGCAACGTATTGGAGAATACATTGATTTTTTCCTCCAGGAGGAGGTCAAGAAACTGCCGGCCTTATTAAAAGACACCAAACATTTATTGAGAATACTGGAAACTGTAGAAGTTAATCAGGACGATTGGATCATTACAGCTGATGTGGCATCGCTATACACAGTGATCCCACACGATAAGGGGACCAAAATAGTGGAGGAGGCCCTATTAAAGGGATCAGAGCTGGATGCGAGACAGATTGGATTTATTTTGGAGTTATTACAGTTTTCCCTTGAACATAATTACTTTTGGTATGATGGTAACTATTATCTGCAGAAACAGGGCTGCGCTATGGGGGCtaagtatgcccccagcatagctaaCCTATATATGGGCAGATGGGAAGAACTGATTATTAATAGTGAGGCCAGTCAGAGGGTGATACTGTGGACCCGCTTTATAGACGACCTTATGTTCATATGGAGGGGACCAAGGGATGAATTGGACCAATTTTGTGATGGAATTAACCGTTTGTGGGAGGAGGTGGATCTGACATTTACAATTAGTcaagaaaaaatacaatttttggaTTTGGAATTATGGAAGGGTGACGGAAGGCTGGTAACTAAGACATACTTCAAGCCCACGGACAGAAATGGTTACATCCCCAGATCAAGCTGCCACCATGACAGATGGTTGTCCAATACCCCCAAAGGACAATTAATGCGCATTAAAAGGAATTGCACATACCAAGAGGACTATAAGGTTCAAAGTCAGGCCCTTGTTGAAAGGTTTGTGGAGAAGGAATATGATAGAAGGGAGGTGGAAGAGATAGCTGGGGAGGTGGGGATGATGGAAAGATCAACACTTATTAGTGATACTGTACGTAACCCATTAGGAAATCATGAATATGCATTACAATTGGGATATAGTAACCAGCATAGACAAATTGAAAAGGTGGTCCAAAAGCACTGGAACATCATTAAGATGGATGAGGTATTGGGTAAGTATATACATGAGAAACCGCTGTTTGTATACAGGAAGGCACCTAACCTGAGGTCCAGAATGGTGACTAGCTGTATTGACCCACCTATCATGGAGGGTACTGACCTATTGGGGCAAAAAGGTTTTTTTACCTGCAGGACATGCAGGGGATGCCGTGAGACCTGccctgtgagggggggggggggcactttacgGCAAGAAATACTGGTTGGAGACATACCTTAAAACAGTGCATTACATGTAAAACCAGTGGTGTGGTATATGTCCTCTGGTGCCCATGTAGCCTggagtatgtgggccgcaccactaGGGTACTGCACAAGAGAATAAATGAGCATATTTATAATATTCGTAAGGGGCTGGACACGCATAGCGTCTCTAGCCACTTCAAGAAGTTTCATGATTGTGACCCATCTGGTTTAAAATGTATGGGGATAGAGAAGTGGATACCAAAATGGAGAGGGTCTAGTAAAGTAAAAGATATATCTAGGGCAGAGGGCAGGTGGATATGCAATTTGGGTCCATTTGCCCCCACAGGTTTAAATATTGAATTCGACTTGAACTGTTTCATTAGTAATGATTGAGGGAATTTATGCAAAAAGGTTGAGTATCATTGCACTTAGTGTGGGGATTTGTATGTGGAGCACTTAGTACTActaccacaagatggcactgttaATGGAAGTATGTTGCTATTGAGCATGCGCGACCCAGCGGCgttaaaatttatatatatatatatatatatatacattggatGGGGGGATATGTGTAGTTAAATTAGGAGTGGGTCCTGTATTAGAACAGATAGGAATTACCCATGTTTACACTTTGtattaatattttatatttagtgTTGTAATGGCAAGTGACAGTGGTGAGCCTCAGGGCAGCGCTATGCGGAAGGAGGCGCTGACGTCACGAGATAGACACTACTTATGCGGCTGGCGTACTGGCaacgctagcccctgatgagtcatagtgACGAaaagcgtagggcggagccagtacgcctggcGCTGTATGCGGAAGTACGGGTGAGGTGAACGCCGTGAGGGGACCAAGCGGGACGCCGCGTACGGACTCAGTGGAGAGGCACACCAGGCCCAGCAGACTTGCCGCTGTGACATGCTACTAACCCCTTTGGGGAGCTTGTAAGTGTACGGAGGGCGCGAGGAGCGCAGTGTGGTTTTATTTTGTATTAACATATTGGGCAATGAaagttttatatgtttttattgaggaataaAAGAAATTAACCTTTTGGAAATTGGATATGGATCATTGATGAACCTAATGTACCATATATTGAGCAAGTACCCCACCCTAATCTGGTGGCTATAATCTGGTGAGCCGCTCTTATACTAGAGGTGGTGGGATCACGAGTGGACACTCAATTTTCACCTGCACAGTGGATGTGTGATATATGAAGTAGCAGTAAAAACAGGATTACACTATATATGATCTGTTTTTAGGTTGTGGAAGCGCGCAGTGGATTATTTTTTACTTAAAACTAATAGAATaccgatgcaaaactgacagaacagTACTTTCCCATTCCTTTCCTATTTTCAGCACCCCTTACcctgttttccttttttcactTAATCATGATTGTTCTTAATATGTACACTAATGTCCTTCTTAGGGGGAAGAATTATGTAGGTGTCTTCTAATAAGAATtctgtatacagtggcttgcaaaagtattcggcccccttgaagttttccacattttgtcacattactgccacaaacatgaatcagttttataggaattccacgtgaaagaccaacacaaagtggtgtacacatgagaagtggatcgaaaatcatacatgatttcaaaccttttttacaaataaataactgcaaagtgtttggaatcatgtatgttttttattccacttctcatgtgtacaccactttgtattggtctttcacgtggaattccaataaaattgatttatgtttgtggcagtaatgtgacaaaatgtggaaaacatcaagggggccgaatacttttgcaaaccactgtagatgtTAATGATTCtgtgtgtagatagatagatagatagatagatagatattatgACTGTTATTCAATTTACATTTCAGTTTCTGAATGTTTAgaatgttatttgtttttttatattcgtgttagggctcgtttccactgttgcggtgtggaatcgcctggattccaccggggacgaaatcgcatgtggatgcgtttctgcgtgcggttttccctgcgatttcgcatgcgatttcgcatggctaagaagcaggcgaatttaaccatgtaaaaaaggaaaaggagaggagcgctctctggtgcattaacttcttTAATTATACTTCCTGCACAAGGATGCAAAAATAAAACACGTACAATGTTCAATAAGAATAAAAGCTCATCATGATTATGTTGTATCACCGTGTCCCAGTTGTTACATCACCGATCTGGTCGCCtccacactatggccagtagtagTGGGTGATCTACGGAATCCGGACACACCAGCGGGGTTTGGAACACAGGATTCTGCGGTAGTTGCCCTGCGCCtaggacgtcatgacgcgtttcggcgttccacgccttcgtcagatgacgtcaaGGCGCAGGGGATTGAATTAAAAAGGCTTAGTGTTGCCTGGCAACCGAGCGGGCACGCGTATGGCGGCCGTGTCGGATCAAATTAATAGCACTTGTTTAATTTCCAAACGGGCACGCTTACGGCGGCCGTGTAGGATCAGGTTAACTGTGCGTGTCAAGCCTGTAGTGTATGGAGTTGCCTAGCAACATCCATGGGCTGACTGGATTACTGTGCTCCTATGGCTAGACTAATAGGTTAAGAAGTACCACAAAGGATTTATTAGAACTAAAATTTGGCATTAGTCTCATAGAAAAATGCctattaaaaataattaaaagcaataagctCTTATAGAGataaaagaaaatgttttatatatCAAAAACTGGATGTATTAAAATTTGGCAAACATGCTCTGGTCAAGTTGTATGACGTTGGGGAAACTCGTGTGGATGATTTCATTTCCAATCCAATCAAAAGCTAGAGGTTGGCCCGCAAAGGTGAAAAGGGCTGTAGCGCATGTATATATACAAAATGTAGCGTAAACAACGGTAATGCTACATGCTAATACATGCGTGCTGATTAGAGGGTTACGATGGGGAAAGGATACCCTAGCTgcaacaaatataaataaaagtaaaactGAGAGTAAAAAATGAAGAAATAGTATGTTCACAGGATTGTTGTGAACTAAACTGACTAGCCGTTTGGCGGGCATGTGTCAGGTTGTAATAATGACATATCCTTGAAGTGGAAAATGAATTATATATTAAATGATAGCTTTAAACTATCCTATACGGGGAGTGAATTAATTATAGTGGAGGATCTCACCAATGACCGCCGGAATTGCGTGTAACAAATTAGATACGATTGTAGTATTGTCACAACACAATCAATGCTACAAGGAGGAATTACATACATATCAATAAAAatgcaaaaggataaaaacaggaTTAAAAATAAGATAACTTGAATATTGTATAAaagatatatacaatatatattacTTTTACAAATAATGATCAAAACCAATTTGCATGGTGGTTTTCTTCCTCTTGCGGGACTATACAGGTTCACACAGAGAAGAATGACAGAGGGACCTATACAATAAGTACTATAAATAAGGGATACATAAATATAAATATGCACACAGGTTGCTGTACAAGCTGTAAGAACAGCCTGTGTGCATTGCTACCTCATCTTAATCTATACATTAGAGGGGGGATCTTAGACACCATTATAACGTGCACCATCGTGCCTTGCTAGAACTGACCAATTGTCTAGGGATGTTAAACATAAAACGACCAATGGAAAAAAGTCATGTATATTCCACAGGCCGGTGTGCAAGATGTTTACAGTACATTTATATACTATCACATGTATGTAGGTTGACATAGATGTATGGGTAGATGCCCATATAGTAAGGGGAATTTTCAAAAGACATACACCgcctgagggaggggggagtgagagggggggggggagggttcgcTTATTCCCTGTCTCTGTTACTATACCTAATAGTCATAAATAAGTTAGATATAGGTAGCTACTTCTAGGCCTTCATTAAGTCCTACAGGGGTCAATGAGTTCAACCTAAAGATCCAGTATGTCTCTCTTTCACATAATCTTTTGTAACGTAGACCTTTGTTGGTATCTTTTTTAATATTTTCAATTCCCATGATCTTCAGGCTGTCAGGCCGTCCTTCATGAGTTTCTGTAAAATGCCTCGGGACAGAGTGTTTAATGCTCCCGCCTTGTATGTTTCTTTTATGTTCCCCTAACCGTTGCCGTAGAGGTCTGGTTGTCCTTCCGACGTAGTATTTAAAAGGGCACCCACAAGTTAGAACATACACTACAAAGGAGGAATCACAATTGATGAAATCTTTTACTTGGATGATGTTACCTTCGCTATCTGTAATCTGAGAGGTGCGGTGTTGGATGTATGAACAGCATCCGCAACGCTTCTTACTACATTTAAAGTTGCCTTTAAGTTGTGGGAACAGGGTTAGTGATGCACCATAGATAGCGAAGGTAACATCCCAAAGGGAATTGAAAATATTAAAAAAGATACCAACAAAGGTCTACGTTACAAAAGATTATGTGAAAGAGAGACATACTGGATCTTTAGGTTGAACTCATTGACCCCTGTAGGACTTAATGAAGGCCTAGAAGTAGCTACCTATATCTAACTTATTTATGACTATTAGGTATAGTAACAGAGACAGGGAATAAgcgaaccctcccccccccctctcactcccccctccctcaggcGGTGTATGTCTTTTGAAAATTCCCCTTACTATATGGGCATCTACCCATACATCTATGTCAACCTACATACATGTGATAGTATATAAATGTACTGTAAACATCTTGCACACCGGCCTGTGGAATATACAT
Proteins encoded in this region:
- the LOC137570735 gene encoding CAP-Gly domain-containing linker protein 1-like isoform X2, with product MIFSEQKIMEEELKIKRVKYVHEKCHTTCLENDIILLQSKLEGYQHQQQTEVAALKFAMENSEKEFMSDMEEAYNDLRESEIKISILNKMISSFWQENKELNLKTENVTDMDNHDRKKKVAPRLYCDNCEEFDKHGTDDCIIHAVLPVSLPHSLYHGRRKEKRPYCDACERFGHWTLNCPNGDSY